ATTTCGACGGTGGAACTGTCGCAGCGCGTCAGCATCAATCCGGCCGGACAGCCCGGCACAGCCACTGGCTTCCCCGGTGTCACCAATCCGTTCTACGTGGCCAACCCGGTCAACTCCGGCATCAACGGCAACGCCGGCCGCAACATTCTCCGCACCGGCGGTGTGGCGAGCACCGACTTTGCTTTCGTCAAACGGTTCCGCACCTTTGGCGAACGGCAGGCCCTCGAAGTGCGCTGGGAAGTCTTCAACGTCTTCAACCGGCGGAACTTCACGGTCATTCCGTCCAACACGGTGAACAATGCCACCAACCCGGCGCTGTTCCTCAACCTTGGGCAGACCAACGTTGGCGGCCGGAGCATGACCTTCACCGCGCGGTACATCTTCTGAACAAAAGCAAAAACCTGTCACCTCTTGCCCGTCAGCGCCCGCGCCGACGGGCTTTTTTCTCTGGGGCCGGGTTTTCCAGCTTGGGGGGGCAGCCCCTCGCCCGCGTTCCCCGGAGCGTCAAAAACGCAAATTATTGAACCTTTGTCCGAAAATCTGGACATACGGCACTCACAGCCGGGGGTGTGGGACGACGCCTCTCCGGCGGCGGCTGTCCTGAAAAAGCCGCAATTCTTTGGGAAACCACGGCACGCCACATCCGCCAGCGCCCTTCCCGACTCTCTGGCCAACTCTCTGGCATCGAATTTGCCTGTCAATCCAGCACTGGAAAAAATCTGGATACCGTCTGCCGTCACACTCTCCGGCAGTCATCTTTGGAAAGGATGTTCCTATGCGCATACCTTGGGGAATTCGCCCACGGTTTGGGGCGATGTGTTGGATAACGGGCCTGGTGGTCCTGCTGGGCTGGCTGGGCGCGGCACCGCCGGCCTTTGGACAGACCACCAACGGCCGCTTCGTCATTACGGTCAGAGACCCCAGCGGGGCCGTTGTGGCCGGAGCCAGCGTCTCGGTCACGAATGAAGGCACCAAACAAACCATCACCGGCACGACCGCCGATAGCGGCACCTTCACGACACCGCTGCTCCCGGTCGGGAGCTACAGCGTCACCGTCGAAGCCGACGGGTTTACCAAGAGTGTCATCGAAAATCTCAGCCTCAACGTCGGGCAGGAGTACGGCGTAACTGCCACACTCCAGGTGGGCGGCGCCAGCGATGTCATCACGGTTTCAGGCGGGGAGGCCCTGCTCCAGACCACGAACGCCGAAGTGCGGAACACCGTCAACGCCCGGCAAACTCAGGAACTGCCGCTCATTACGCGCAGCCCACTGGCGCTGGTGCAGCTTCAGGCAGGCGTCAACGGCCGGCTGGCCAACACGAACACCGTCATCAACGGGCAACGCTCCTCGACGACCGTCGTCACCCAGGACGGCATCAACATCCAGGACAACTTCATCCGGGCCAATGCCATTGACTTTTCCCCCAACAACCCGACGGTTGCCGGCGTCGGTGAGGCCACCATCATCACCTCCAACGCCTCGGCGGACGTGGCGGGGTCTTCGGCGGTGCGCTTCGTGACGCCGGCCGGAACGGAAGAATTCCACGGCGAAGTGTTCTGGTTCCACCGCAACAAGGTGCTCAACGCCAACAGCTTTTTCAACAACGCGGCCGGCATCCAGCGTCCCAACTTCATCCGCAACCAGTTCGGCTTCCAACTGGGCGGTCCGGTAGGCATTCCCGGCGGGCCGCGCATCAAGAACCTGTTCTTCTTTGCCACCTTCGAGGGCATCCGGCAGCGGTCCCAGTCCGGGCTGACGACTACGGTGCTGACGCCCGACGCCCGGCGGGGTGTGTTCACCTACATTGACAATGCCGGCGTCCGCCGCACGATTGACCTGCTGGCGCTGCGTGGCATCTCCATTGACCCGACGATTGCTTCCTTCATTGCGCGGGTGCCAAATCAGTCGAACCTCACCACGGTGGGCGACGGCCTGAACACAACCGGTCTTCAAATCGTCCGTTCAACACCGTTTGACCGGGACACCTCTGCCTACCGCGTGGACTACAACCCCAGCCCCCGGCACCACCTGGAGTTCATCTACCGCCGGGCCGGTGAAACCATTGGGCGCACCGACATTGACACCACGTTCAACAACCCGGTCATTGTCAACAACGTCGGGCCGACCAACTTCGGCGCTGCCGCCTGGGTGTGGAGCATCTCACCCCGGTTCAACAATGAAATCCGGTTTGGCGCCAACTTCACCGCGCCGTTTTTCAACGTGAACCGGTCGCAGAACCCGCCCTTTTTCCTCAGCGGGCTGCCCTTCACCAATCCTGACGTGACCTTTCTGCCGCAGGGACGTGACACCCAGATTGTCACCATCATTGACAACGCCTCGCTTCAGCTTGGCGCCCACAGCCTCCGCTTTGGGGTGCAGTTCGACTGGCTGAAAGTGCGCCCCTACAACGAAGCTGGCACTGTCCCGACCCTCGGACTGAGCCAGCAGGTGCTGGGTGTGGGGGGCAACCCGGCGGCGCTGACCGCCGCCCTGTTCCCGGGTGGTATCAATGTGACCCAACTCCAGACAGCCAATAGCTTTCTGACGCTGTACAGCGGAGCGATTGGCTCGCTGTCGCGCACCTTCAACGTCAATGCGGCGCGTCCGACAGCCGGCTTTGACCCAACCGCAGCCCAAACCCGCGACCTGCGCCTCAACCAGTTGGGAACCTACATCGCCGACCAGTGGCGGATTCGTCCGAACGTCACGATCAATGCCGGCCTGCGGTACGATTACGTTACGCCACTGTCGGAAGCCAATGCCTTCGCGCTCCTGCCGGTCAATCCGGCCGGCGCGACCACGGCCCAGACGCTGCTCAATCCGGGTGGCATCGTCAACTTTGCCGGCCGGTTCTGGCGTCCTGACCGCAACAACTTTGCCCCGAACGTCAGCGTGGCGTGGGACATCAAAGGACTGGGCCAGCCAACCGTGCTGCGTGGCGGCTACTCGCTGGCCTATGTCAACGATGAAGCTATCCGTGCCGCGGACAACTCCATCCTGACCAATCCCGGCCTCAGCACAACGCTGGCCCCCACTTTGGCGCAAGTTCAGGCCGCCGGGCCGCGGCTCAGCAATGCCACGAACCTGATCAACACCCTGCTTGTACCGCCACCCTTCAATGTGCCCTACAGCTACGCCAGCCAGTTTGCCATCACCACCAACACGGCCTTCGGCAGCCCTGACCGGAACCTGCAAACGCCGTTCTACCAGCAGTGGAACGTCTCGCTTGAGCGTGAGATTTTCCGGGATACGGTTCTGACCGTGCGGTACGTGGGCAACCGGAGCACCAACCTCATCCGGGCCGTGGACCTGAACCAGTTGGATGTCATCAACAACGGCTTTGCCGCCGATGTGGCCCGGGCGCGGCAGAACGGCTTCCTGGCGCTCGCCGCAACCGGGGTGTTCAACCCCGCCTTCAACCCGGCCATTCCCGGCAGCCAGCCCTTGACCGTGTTCCCCAACCTGGCCGGTGGGGGACTCCTCACCAACTCGACCATCCGCAACCTCATCCAGACCGGGGAAGCGGGTAGTCTGGCCGGTATCTACATCACGAACCGCCTGACGGGCAGCGTGGTCTTCCAGCCCAACCCCAACGCCCTCGCCACGAATATCCTCAACAACTCCGGCTTTTCCAACTACCACGGGTTGCAGGTGGAATTCCGGCGGCGGTTTTCCAGAAGCATTGCGGGTGACTTCCTCATTCAGGCCAACTACACCTACAGCAAAACCCTGACCAACACCGCCGGTACGGGGCAGACCCGCTTCGAGGCGCTCCTCGACAACCGGCAGCCCACGCTTGAAAACTCGCGGGCGCCCTTTGACATCCCGCACATTTTCAAGGCCAACGGCATCTATGAGTTGCCGTTCGGACAGGGCAAGACGCTCGACCCCGGCAACGGCTTCCTGCGGCGGCTGGTGGGCGGCTTCCAGGTTGGGTTCTTTCTCGAAATCGGGAGCGGACCGCCCTTTGGCATTTACTCCCGCCGGGGCACCATCAACCGGGTGACGGGCGGAACGCGCGGTGATCTCAACACCGTGGACACGACGCTGACACGGGGACAACTTCAGCGCCTCGTGGGGATTTTCCGTACCCCACGGGGGCTGTTCTTCATCAACCCGAATGTCATCAACTTCGACGGCCGCGCCGTACAGCCCGACGGACAGGCCCCCTTCAACGGACAGGTGTTTTTCAACCCGGCGCCCGGACGGGCCGGTTCGTTGCAGCGGTTCATCCTCAACGGACCCCGGCGCTACAACCTCGACATGAACATCGTCAAACGCACGCCCATCAACGAGCGGGTCAACACCGAGTTGCGGTTTGAGTTTTTCAACACGTTCAACTCGCCCATCTTCAATGTCGGCGACCAGAATGTGAACGCCACCAACTTCGGGCGTGTCACCTCGACCTTCAACGGCCCACGCAACATCCAGGTGGCGTTCAAGATCATCTTCTGATCTGCCCGCATGCCGGGAACCTGCCCGCCGGCCACAGTGTGGCCGGCGGTTTTTTTGTGTCTGTGTTTATGTCGGGGCCGCCTGCCCTTCAGGATGAAGCCGCCCTGCGAAAGTGGGAAAAACCATCAGGAAGCCGCCTGAAAGCTGGCGACGGCTGCCTCTTCGGTGTCGTAGGTTTCAAGAATGGAAGACAGCTTGGTGATGTTGAGAATATCCACGAGCCGCCGGCTGGGACTGGCCAGCTTGAGTCTTCCACCGGCGCGCTTGATGGAGGTCATGGCCCGGACGATTTCGCCCAGACCGCTGCTGTCCACATAGGGTACGCCCGCCAGGTTGAACACGACACCACGCGACCCCTGCGCCAGCAGACGGGAGACATGTTCCCGCAACAACGTGTCCCCATTGCCCAAAAGAATGCTTCCCTGGAGTTCCAGGATGGCAATCCCGTCCTTTGTCCGCTCAGTTATCGTCATCGTGTGTCAGAAGTCGTCTTGGATGTTCACTTCCAAAGGCTTGTTCACTTTGGAAAGGCATCCAAAACTCTAACGAGTCGGTAACAGATTTTCAAACCCGGCCTCAATCTCCACCTCCGGGAACAACGTCTGCCAATCCGTCTGCCAGGAGTCAACCTGGGCTAAGGGCTGGCCATATCGCGCCAGCAGGAGATATTCCTGGTTGCCTTCCGCGCCAAGCACCGGCGAAGCCAGCATCCGTTCCGGCGCAAAGCCGGCCTGCCGGGCAGCCGTCAGAACGCCGGCCATGGCTGTCGCGTGCAGCCGCCGGTCACGGACGATCCCGCCCTTGCCGACCTGCTCACGCCCCACCTCGAACTGTGGCTTGACGAGCGCCACCAGCGCCGCTTCGGGCGCGGCAAGCGGACCCAGCGCCGGCAGGATCAGGCGCAGGGAAATGAAGGACACATCCGCAACGATAACGGCAAACCGTTCAGGAAAGTCAGCCGGCGTCAGGTAGCGCGCATTGACGCCCTCGCGCACAACCACGCGGGGGTCAGACCGCAGCTTCCAGTCCAACTGGTTGTGGCCGACATCGAGGGCATAGACCTGCCGCGCCCCGTGCTGCAGCAGGCAGTCCGTGAAACCGCCGGTGGAAGCGCCGATGTCGAGACACAGCGCACCGCGCACATCCAGCGCAAACCCGTGCAGGGCCGCTTCCAGCTTCAGCCCGCCGCGCCCGACGTACCGCAGCGGTTCCCCACGCAGCCGTACCGTGGCATCCGGTGCAATGAGCAACCCCGGTTTTTCCGCCGGCCGGTCGTTGACCAGAACCTGCCCGGCCAGAATCAGCGCCTGCGCCTTCTGCCGGGAATCCGCCAGACCGGTTTCCACAAGGTAGTGATCCAACCGGCGTTTCATCCTCTCTCACCTGACTGTCTCCGGCTATGCCGGAAAAGCTACGCACCGGACAAAACCTGACGCAGGAAGCGCCCCGTGTGCGAAGCCGGCACGGCGGCAATGTCCTCCGGTGTACCCGTGGCAACCACTTCCCCGCCGCCTTCGCCCCCTTCGGGCCCCAAATCAATGATCCAGTCGGCCGTTTTGATGACTTCCAGATTATGCTCGATGACCACCAGCGACGCGCCGCTGGCCAGCAGTCGTTCAAAGACCTGAAGCAGGACGGCCACATCGGCCACGTGCAGGCCCGTCGTTGGCTCATCGAAGACAAACAGGGTGCCCTGACCGGCCCCTTCACTGAGGTGCGCCGCCAGCTTGAGCCGCTGGGCTTCGCCGCCCGAAAGGGTTGTCGCCGGCTGCCCCAGCCGCAGGTAGCCCAAACCCACTTCCGCAAGCCACCGCAGCCGGTCGGTCACTTTCCGCAGTCCGGCAAAGTGGGTGAGTGCCTCTGAAACAGTCAGGTGCAGCACGTCGTCAATGTTTTTTCCACGGAAGCGGATGTCCAGGATTTCCGGCTTGAAACGCTTCCCTCCACAGGTTTCGCAGGGCAGTTCGACATCGGCCAGAAACTGCATCTCCACTGTCACTGTGCCGGCGCCCTGGCAGGCTTCACAGCGCCCGCCGGCGATGTTGAACGAAAAATGTCCGGGGCCGAATCCGGCCTGCTGCGCTTCACGGGTCTGGGCAAAGGCTTCCCGAATGGCATCGTAGGCCTTGATGTACGTCGCCGGATTCGACCGTGACGAGCGCCCAATCGGCGACTGGTCAACGACAATCGTCCGGGTGATGTGTTCCTGCCCTTCAACAGACGTGCACACAGACGCGGCAGCTTCCGGCGACGCCAAAGCCGGACACAGCACCTCGTGGACGAGCGTGGATTTCCCCGACCCCGAAACGCCGGTCACACAGGTCAGCACGCCCAGCGGAATGGTCACGCCAATGTGCTTGAGATTGTGAACGGCCGCCCCCTGCAGATGAATGGCCTGCCGCCATGGACGACGTGTTTTCGGCACAGGAATGCGCCGGTCGCCGCGCAGATAGGCTGCCGTCAGGGAACGTTCATCGCGCAGCAATGCCTCCTGCGGCCCCTGAAACACCACCTCGCCGCCGCGTTCTCCGGCGCCGGGGCCGATGTCCACGACATAATCCGCCGCGCGGATGGTGGCTTCATCGTGCTCGACAACCACAACCGTGTTGCCGCCATCGCGCAGCCGTTCCAGCGCCCCGATGAGCCGGGCGGTGTCCCGTGGATGCAAGCCGATGCTGGGTTCGTCCAGCACGTAGAGCGCGCCGGTCATGGCCGCGCCCAGATGCGTGGCCAACTGCATGCGCTGCGCCTCGCCTCCCGACAGGGTCGAAGCCATCCGGTCGAGCGTCAGGTAGTCCAGCCCGACTTCACACAGAAAACGCAGGCGGCTGGTGATTTCTTCGAGCAGGCGGCGGGCGATGACGCGGGCTTCCGGGCCAAGCTGCTCTGGCAGCGCGGAAAACCAGTCCAGGGCGGCACGGATGGAGAGACCCACCACCGCCGGCAAATTCCGTCCGCCGACCTGCACCGCACAGGCTTCGCGGCGCAGCCGTCCGCCGTGACAGTCCGGGCAGACGGTGTACCCCCGGTATCTGGCCAGCAGAACCCGGACGTAGAGCTTGTATTTTTTGGTTTCAAGCCAGGCGAAAACACCATTCACTCCCGGCCAGTCGCCCTGTGGTTCACCTTCGATGACCAACCGCTGCTGTTCAGCCGTCAGGCGCCGGAAGGGTGTTTGCCACGGGATGCCCTGCCGCCGGCACATGGCGCGCAGTTCGCGTTTGGCCCAGTCGAGCTGTGGCTTTTCAAAGGGATCAATCGCGCCTTCAGCCAGCGACCGCCCCGGATCGGGAATGACCTTCGCCATATCCACGCCAATCGTGCTGCCGAAGCCCTGGCAGGTCGGGCAGGCTCCGTAGGGGCTGTTGAAGCTGAACAGGCTGGGTTCGGGCGCCGGATAGTCCAACCGGCACGCCTTGCAGGCAAAACGTTCGCCAAAGCGGAGCGTTGCCGGTTGCGGCATCACCACGTGGACGGCCATTTCGCCGTTGCCCTCCCGGAAAGCCATTTCGACCGATTCCGTCAGCCGCGAAACGTCAGCGGCGCGCACGACCAGCCGATCCGCAATGACTTCCACGCCGTCGAGCGTCGGATGGGGAAAGTCATCCGGCGTGTTGAGTTCCAGCGGCTGCCCGCCGACGAGCAGCCGCCGGAAGCCACGTTGCAGGCAGCGCATCAGGTGGGCAACGGTCTGTTCGCGGGCGACCGCCCCGGAGCCACGGGCCGGACTCTTCCGGCCTCTGGCTCCGGGCTTTGCCCCGGACTTCGCGGCCGTCCCGGCCGGGGGCGTTGTCAGCAGGGGAAAGGTCACATACAACCGGGCGCCTTCCGGCAGTTCCCGCATGACATCCCCGACGACGGACTGGGGTGTGTCCCGCCGTACCCGTGCGCCGCACTGGTGGCAAAACACCTCGCCAATCCGGGCGTAGAGCAGTCGCAGGTAGTCGTAAATCTCCGTCTGGGTGGCGACGGTCGAGCGCGGCTGGCGGGTCTGGTTCCGCTGCTGGACGGCAATCGCCGGACAGATACCCGTAATTTCATCCACATCGGGCTTGGGCAGGCGTTCGAGAAACTGGCGGGCGTAAGCCGAAAGCGACTCGACATAGCGCCGGTAGCCTTCGGCATACAGCGTATCGAACGCCAGCGACGACTTCCCCGAACCGCTCACGCCGGTGATGACGGTGAGCTTTTCGTAGGGAATCGCAACGGTGATGTTCCTGAGATTGTGAACCCGCGCGCCGCGAATGACGATTGGCTCAGCAGCCGCAGGCGGGGACACCGCACAGGCAGCAGCAGGTGAAGTGGCAGCGTCTGGCATCGGAACGCAGGGTCAGGCTTTGACTTTCTCAAGGAATTGCTTGCGGAACTTGGCTACCTTGGGGGCAACGACCGCCACGCAATACGGCTGGTATGGATGGCGGGCAAAGTAGTTCTGGTGATAATCCTCAGCCGGGTAAAAGTTCCGCAGCGGCTCGATTTCGGTCACGATGGGTGCATCGAAGACTTGTTCCGCCGTCAAGGCATCGACGACCTGCCGCGCCGTCTCATGCTGGGCCGGCGTCAGGTAGTAAATCCCCGAACGGTACTGGGTGCCCACATCCGCGCCCTGCCGGTTCAGCGTCGTCGGGTCGTGGATGACGAAAAAGACGTTGAGCAGGTCCCGGTATGACACCTCGTTCGGATCGAAGGTGATTTCAACGGCTTCGGCATAGCCTGTCGTCCCGGAACAGACCTGCTGGTAGGTGGGGTTGGGCGTGTGTCCGTTGGCATAGCCGGAAACGACCTTTTCCACGCCGCGCATGCCGAGATACACGGCTTCCAGACACCAAAAGCAGCCGCCGGCAAGCACGGCGACTTCACGGGATGCAGTCATGCGGATAGCTCCTCTGCCTTGACATCGCCCGGCGTACGGACTTCGGCCGGTTCAAGGTGAATTGTGATGTGGGCCAGACCGTACATCTGCCGAATCTGGGTTTCCAGAAGGTCACTGGTGGCGTGGGCGCGGCGCAAGTCGTCATGCCGGAAAACCAGGGTGAGTTCCGCAAAGCCATAGGCGCCGCGTCCGCGGGACCGGACGTGGCGGACCTCCACGACATCCGGGTGCTGACGCGCCAGGGCGATGAGCTGTTCATCCTCCACGGCCGCCGTATCCATCAGCTCGTTGATGGCCGTCACCAGGACGTGATACGCGCCCCAACCGACCGCCGCGACAACCGCCAGCGACACCACCGGATCGAGCCACGTCCAACCCAACCACATCCCCACCAACCCCACGAGCACGCCCACCGTGACATACACATCGCTCAGCGTGTGCTGGGCATCGGCCAGCAGAAAAGGACTGCCGAGTTGCTGCCCGGCGCGCCGTTCGTACCAGACGACCAGCAGGTTGACGACCAGCGTACCGAGCATGACGGTAAAGGTCAGCGGCGTCAGCGCCAGCGATACGGTCGCCCCGGCCCAGAGCCGCAGCACGGCTTCGCGTCCGATTTCGTAGGCCACCACACCCATCACGGCCGACACGACGAAAGCGCCGATGGGTTCGAGCTTGGCGTGGCCGTAAGGGTGTTCGCGGTCCGGCGGTTTGGCAGCCGCCCGGATGAGCCAGATGCCGACGAGATTGTTGGCCGCGTCAGTCAGCGAGTGAACGGCATCGCTCAGCACGGCCAGCGAGCCGGCCCACCATCCAGCCAGCGCCTTGGCCACGACGACGGCCAGATTGGCGACGAGCAATCGCCAAAGCACACGCCGGACAGCAGCCGAAGTGATGGGCGCTGGAGCATCCGTGGCGGACATAACCAGCCCATGAAATCACGTCCCGGCCGGTGCCGTCCATGTTCCCGCAGCCCCCGGCGCGGTTGTGGTTGCGTGTGCTGTTTCCAGGCCGGATTCAGGCGGTACGTTCGGCCGGCGTCCACGCTCTGGCGGCAGCCGGACGCACCGGAAACATCACGACCCGCGTCATGTCGGGAACCAGCGCCGTCTTTGGCGGGCCAAACCGGGCCAGAACCAAATCCGCCAGCGCCCGGAGCCGGGGCTGCGTGTTCGGCGTCCCGGAGACTTTCCAGACCACGATCCGCCGCGCCGTATCAAAGGCGGTCAGCACGGTTGGCATCCCTTCACGTCCACCGGTGAGCGTATAGCGCACGCCTTCATCATCGGCGACGAAGCGCATCACCGGCGCCGCCGCCACCGCCTGCCAGCACAACACACCCTGCCGGGTGTGCGCTTCGAGTCGGGCGATGCCTTCAGCTACCTGCCGCGAAAGGGACGTGTGCTCATCAACCATGCTTTGCTCCACCAGAACAACCGTAGTCTGTCCAACCAAAAGTGGCTTATAGTAGGGCTACGTCATGATTCCTTCTGCGAGAAAGCATCCACAATGCCAACTTCCGTCATTCTTTCCGCCGTCCGTCTCCCGATTGGGAAGTTTCAGGGTTCGCTCAAATCCTTCACGGCTCCGATGCTTGGCGCGCACGCCGTGCGGGCCGCCGTCGAACGCGCCGGGATTGATGCCGTCCAGGTGGACGAAGTCATCATGGGCTGCGTCCTCCAGGCCGGACTCGGCCAGAATCCGGCGCGGCAGGCCGCCCTGCGTGCCGGACTTCCGCCCGCTGTGGCGGCACTCACGGTCAATCAGGTGTGCGGTTCAGGACTCCGTGCGGTCATGCTGGCCGCGCAGGCCATTCAGGCCGGAGATGCCGAGTATGTCGTCGCCGGCGGGATGGAATCCATGACCAATGCGCCTTACGTCCTGCCCAAGGCGCGGGAGGGCTACCGGATGGGCCACGGCGAAATGCTCGATGTCATGATTCACGACGGCCTGTGGTGCACCTTTGAAAACTGGCACATGGGCTGCACGGCGGAAGTCGTTGCCGAACGCTATGGCATTTCACGGGAAGCGCAGGACGCTTTTGCCGCCGGCTCCCAGGCCAAAGCCGTTGCCGCCCAGCAGGTGGGAGCCTTTCGGGCCGAAATCGAGCCGGTGACGATTCCGCAGCGCAAAGGCGATCCGCTTGTTTTTGCCGAAGATGAGGGACCGCGCGCCGATACGACGGCCGCCGCCCTGGCCAAGCTCAAGCCGGTTTTTCAGCCGGACGGGACGGTGACGGCCGGCAATGCCTCCACCATCAATGATGGCGCGGCGGCTGTGGTCGTCACCTCGGAATCCCAGGCCGCACGTCTGGGACGCCAGCCCATGGCACGCATCGTGGCCCAGGCAATGAGCGGCATCGAACCGAAGCTCATCATGATGGCTCCGGTGGAAGCCACCCGGCGCGTCCTGGCCAAGGCCGGCTGGAAGGTCGAAGATGTGGATTTGTTCGAGTTCAACGAAGCCTTTGCTGCGCAGGCCATTGCTGTCACGCAGGAAGTCGGCGCTGATCCGGCGCGGGTCAACGTCAACGGCGGGGCCATTGCGCTGGGGCATCCCATCGGCGCCAGTGGAGCGCGCGTCCTGGTGACGCTTCTGCACGCGCTCCAGGCCCGCCAGGCCAAGCGGGGCGTCGCGGCCCTGTGTCTGGGCGGCGGCAATGCTGTCGCTCTGGCCGTTGAGCGCGACTGAAAACCAAAACCGGAATGGGGAGATGCCGTATGCGAGTCAGGCTTTTCGACATTGCCCATGCCCGTTCGGGCGACAAGGGCGACACGTCCAACATCGGTCTCATTGCCCGCCGCCCGGAGTTTTATCCGGTGCTGTGTGAGCAGGTCACAGCCGAGCGCGTCAAAGCACATTTTGCCGAGCTGTGTCACGGCCCGGTCGAGCGGTATGAACTGCCCAACCTCGAAGCCCTTAACTTTCTGCTTCACAAGGCGTTGGGTGGCGGCGGCACGGTCTCGCTGCGCAGCGATGCCCAGGGGAAAACGTACAGCACGGCTCTGCTGCGTATGGAAGTTGAGCTTCCCGAACACCTGGCGCACTTGGTCAACCCGGCGTAAGACAGGCATTCCGCGGCCGGGCTGGCAACCGGGCCGCGACTTTCTTTTTTGCCTAATGTGTTTTCTCATGCGTCTTCGTCCCGCACGACCTGTGTTATGTTTCCTGCACATCACACGCGATGACATTCCACTATGGATCGTTTCACTTCGCTTGAGGCCTTCGTCGTCGGCGTCGAAGACCACACGACGTTGCTCAGGCTTTATCTGGAACGGCTGCGCCGCGCGCCGCACAATCCGGCCTACCACCTGGCGGTCTGTGAGCACACGGACGAACTGCTGACGGCCGTCCGCGAGCTGCACCGCGACCAGAACAACCTGTCGCCACACACCCGCGAGGGCGTCGAGGCGCTGCTGTCTCTGGCGGAAGCCGGTGCAGCCTTGGCGTTGCGTCTGGCCAGCTTTGCCCCGGAACAGCAAACGTCGGCACTCGATGGGCTGACCCAGGCCACGACCTGCTTTGTGGATATGGTGCGCACAATGAGCGACACAGGCCGGGTGATAGAAGTTTCCCTGACGCATCAGATTACCCAGCGGCTTCAGGGCTTCCTTGCCGCGCCGCTGTCAGCCACGCCCGACACCAACCAACAGACGCGACGGATTACCACCGAAGTCACCTTCGACGGCAATGAAGA
This window of the Chloracidobacterium sp. N genome carries:
- a CDS encoding TonB-dependent receptor, which translates into the protein MRIPWGIRPRFGAMCWITGLVVLLGWLGAAPPAFGQTTNGRFVITVRDPSGAVVAGASVSVTNEGTKQTITGTTADSGTFTTPLLPVGSYSVTVEADGFTKSVIENLSLNVGQEYGVTATLQVGGASDVITVSGGEALLQTTNAEVRNTVNARQTQELPLITRSPLALVQLQAGVNGRLANTNTVINGQRSSTTVVTQDGINIQDNFIRANAIDFSPNNPTVAGVGEATIITSNASADVAGSSAVRFVTPAGTEEFHGEVFWFHRNKVLNANSFFNNAAGIQRPNFIRNQFGFQLGGPVGIPGGPRIKNLFFFATFEGIRQRSQSGLTTTVLTPDARRGVFTYIDNAGVRRTIDLLALRGISIDPTIASFIARVPNQSNLTTVGDGLNTTGLQIVRSTPFDRDTSAYRVDYNPSPRHHLEFIYRRAGETIGRTDIDTTFNNPVIVNNVGPTNFGAAAWVWSISPRFNNEIRFGANFTAPFFNVNRSQNPPFFLSGLPFTNPDVTFLPQGRDTQIVTIIDNASLQLGAHSLRFGVQFDWLKVRPYNEAGTVPTLGLSQQVLGVGGNPAALTAALFPGGINVTQLQTANSFLTLYSGAIGSLSRTFNVNAARPTAGFDPTAAQTRDLRLNQLGTYIADQWRIRPNVTINAGLRYDYVTPLSEANAFALLPVNPAGATTAQTLLNPGGIVNFAGRFWRPDRNNFAPNVSVAWDIKGLGQPTVLRGGYSLAYVNDEAIRAADNSILTNPGLSTTLAPTLAQVQAAGPRLSNATNLINTLLVPPPFNVPYSYASQFAITTNTAFGSPDRNLQTPFYQQWNVSLEREIFRDTVLTVRYVGNRSTNLIRAVDLNQLDVINNGFAADVARARQNGFLALAATGVFNPAFNPAIPGSQPLTVFPNLAGGGLLTNSTIRNLIQTGEAGSLAGIYITNRLTGSVVFQPNPNALATNILNNSGFSNYHGLQVEFRRRFSRSIAGDFLIQANYTYSKTLTNTAGTGQTRFEALLDNRQPTLENSRAPFDIPHIFKANGIYELPFGQGKTLDPGNGFLRRLVGGFQVGFFLEIGSGPPFGIYSRRGTINRVTGGTRGDLNTVDTTLTRGQLQRLVGIFRTPRGLFFINPNVINFDGRAVQPDGQAPFNGQVFFNPAPGRAGSLQRFILNGPRRYNLDMNIVKRTPINERVNTELRFEFFNTFNSPIFNVGDQNVNATNFGRVTSTFNGPRNIQVAFKIIF
- a CDS encoding STAS domain-containing protein, yielding MTITERTKDGIAILELQGSILLGNGDTLLREHVSRLLAQGSRGVVFNLAGVPYVDSSGLGEIVRAMTSIKRAGGRLKLASPSRRLVDILNITKLSSILETYDTEEAAVASFQAAS
- a CDS encoding TlyA family RNA methyltransferase, which codes for MKRRLDHYLVETGLADSRQKAQALILAGQVLVNDRPAEKPGLLIAPDATVRLRGEPLRYVGRGGLKLEAALHGFALDVRGALCLDIGASTGGFTDCLLQHGARQVYALDVGHNQLDWKLRSDPRVVVREGVNARYLTPADFPERFAVIVADVSFISLRLILPALGPLAAPEAALVALVKPQFEVGREQVGKGGIVRDRRLHATAMAGVLTAARQAGFAPERMLASPVLGAEGNQEYLLLARYGQPLAQVDSWQTDWQTLFPEVEIEAGFENLLPTR
- the uvrA gene encoding excinuclease ABC subunit UvrA, with amino-acid sequence MPDAATSPAAACAVSPPAAAEPIVIRGARVHNLRNITVAIPYEKLTVITGVSGSGKSSLAFDTLYAEGYRRYVESLSAYARQFLERLPKPDVDEITGICPAIAVQQRNQTRQPRSTVATQTEIYDYLRLLYARIGEVFCHQCGARVRRDTPQSVVGDVMRELPEGARLYVTFPLLTTPPAGTAAKSGAKPGARGRKSPARGSGAVAREQTVAHLMRCLQRGFRRLLVGGQPLELNTPDDFPHPTLDGVEVIADRLVVRAADVSRLTESVEMAFREGNGEMAVHVVMPQPATLRFGERFACKACRLDYPAPEPSLFSFNSPYGACPTCQGFGSTIGVDMAKVIPDPGRSLAEGAIDPFEKPQLDWAKRELRAMCRRQGIPWQTPFRRLTAEQQRLVIEGEPQGDWPGVNGVFAWLETKKYKLYVRVLLARYRGYTVCPDCHGGRLRREACAVQVGGRNLPAVVGLSIRAALDWFSALPEQLGPEARVIARRLLEEITSRLRFLCEVGLDYLTLDRMASTLSGGEAQRMQLATHLGAAMTGALYVLDEPSIGLHPRDTARLIGALERLRDGGNTVVVVEHDEATIRAADYVVDIGPGAGERGGEVVFQGPQEALLRDERSLTAAYLRGDRRIPVPKTRRPWRQAIHLQGAAVHNLKHIGVTIPLGVLTCVTGVSGSGKSTLVHEVLCPALASPEAAASVCTSVEGQEHITRTIVVDQSPIGRSSRSNPATYIKAYDAIREAFAQTREAQQAGFGPGHFSFNIAGGRCEACQGAGTVTVEMQFLADVELPCETCGGKRFKPEILDIRFRGKNIDDVLHLTVSEALTHFAGLRKVTDRLRWLAEVGLGYLRLGQPATTLSGGEAQRLKLAAHLSEGAGQGTLFVFDEPTTGLHVADVAVLLQVFERLLASGASLVVIEHNLEVIKTADWIIDLGPEGGEGGGEVVATGTPEDIAAVPASHTGRFLRQVLSGA
- the msrA gene encoding peptide-methionine (S)-S-oxide reductase MsrA, encoding MTASREVAVLAGGCFWCLEAVYLGMRGVEKVVSGYANGHTPNPTYQQVCSGTTGYAEAVEITFDPNEVSYRDLLNVFFVIHDPTTLNRQGADVGTQYRSGIYYLTPAQHETARQVVDALTAEQVFDAPIVTEIEPLRNFYPAEDYHQNYFARHPYQPYCVAVVAPKVAKFRKQFLEKVKA